Proteins encoded together in one Dermacentor variabilis isolate Ectoservices chromosome 2, ASM5094787v1, whole genome shotgun sequence window:
- the LOC142572119 gene encoding rhodanese domain-containing protein CG4456-like isoform X2: protein MTEVKAKFPEVKFQQVQEVLKHHGKKGSVIDVRDPQELIEDGRIKGFINIPLRDVQQAFVMNPEQFKLHYNADKPDPKKDVIFSCRSGRRAVMAAEKLQELGTYHKIKVYPGSFQDWVLHNGEFTQGPEKRPEGTGDAKKKEEDESAGSDADD from the exons ATGACTGAAGTGAAGGCTAAGTTCCCAGAAGTGAAATTTCAACAAGTCCAGGAAGTTCTAAAGCATCATGGCAAGAAAGGGTCCGTGATAGATGTCCGCGACCCGCAGGAACTCATCGAAGATGGTAGAATAAAAGGCTTCATCAACATTCCTT TGAGAGATGTGCAGCAAGCATTTGTGATGAATCCTGAGCAATTCAAGCTTCATTACAATGCTGACAAGCCCGACCCCAAGAAGGATGTCATCTTTAGCTGTCGCTCTGGAAGAAGGGCAGTGATGGCTGCAGAGAAACTACAGGAATTGGGCACCTATCACAA AATCAAGGTGTATCCTGGAAGCTTTCAAGACTGGGTTTTGCACAATGGTGAGTTCACACAAGGACCTGAAAAGAGGCCCGAGGGCACTGGTGATGCGAAGAAAAAGGAGGAAGATGAAAGTGCTGGTTCAGATGCAGATGATTAG
- the LOC142572119 gene encoding rhodanese domain-containing protein CG4456-like isoform X1 produces the protein MRCTVTFIVCVVFLLFWQADGTQRVIKRPHRIPRTKHTAPEMTEVKAKFPEVKFQQVQEVLKHHGKKGSVIDVRDPQELIEDGRIKGFINIPLRDVQQAFVMNPEQFKLHYNADKPDPKKDVIFSCRSGRRAVMAAEKLQELGTYHKIKVYPGSFQDWVLHNGEFTQGPEKRPEGTGDAKKKEEDESAGSDADD, from the exons ATGCGGTGCACAGTTACGTTCATCGTCTGTGTTGTGTTTCTTCTCTTTTGGCAGGCTGATGGTACACAGCGCGTTATCAAAAGGCCGCACAGAATTCCAAGGACTAAGCATACAG caccggAGATGACTGAAGTGAAGGCTAAGTTCCCAGAAGTGAAATTTCAACAAGTCCAGGAAGTTCTAAAGCATCATGGCAAGAAAGGGTCCGTGATAGATGTCCGCGACCCGCAGGAACTCATCGAAGATGGTAGAATAAAAGGCTTCATCAACATTCCTT TGAGAGATGTGCAGCAAGCATTTGTGATGAATCCTGAGCAATTCAAGCTTCATTACAATGCTGACAAGCCCGACCCCAAGAAGGATGTCATCTTTAGCTGTCGCTCTGGAAGAAGGGCAGTGATGGCTGCAGAGAAACTACAGGAATTGGGCACCTATCACAA AATCAAGGTGTATCCTGGAAGCTTTCAAGACTGGGTTTTGCACAATGGTGAGTTCACACAAGGACCTGAAAAGAGGCCCGAGGGCACTGGTGATGCGAAGAAAAAGGAGGAAGATGAAAGTGCTGGTTCAGATGCAGATGATTAG